Proteins encoded in a region of the Zea mays cultivar B73 chromosome 2, Zm-B73-REFERENCE-NAM-5.0, whole genome shotgun sequence genome:
- the LOC118476242 gene encoding uncharacterized protein, which produces MGDTGGCDGRARRGRLRRWRPREAWVAPASSDDHLLRSGGLSGVLQRRPPLILYLFENKATQC; this is translated from the exons ATGGGAGACACAGGTGGCTGCGACGGTCGCGCGAGGCGTGGTCGCCTCCGGCGATGGCGACCACGTGAGGCGTGGGTGGCTCCGGCATCCTCCGATGATCATCTCCTCCGATCTGGTGGCCTCAGCGGCGTCCTCCAGCGACGACCTCCACTAATCCTTTATTTAT ttgaaaacaaggcaacacaatgttaA